The sequence below is a genomic window from Candidatus Acidiferrales bacterium.
AGTTCCAGCATTCGCATGAAATCGCGAAACTGATCGGTTCGCCTCCGGGCTATCTGGGCCACCGCGAGACGCATCCGCTGATCACTCAGGAAGCGCTCGCTCAATTTCATACCGAGAAGATAAAGCTCTCATTCTTGTTATTCGACGAAATCGAGAAGGCATCCGACGCGCTCTGGCAATTGCTCCTCGGAATGCTCGACAAGGCCACGCTGACGCTCGGCGACAACCGCAGAGTGGATTTGTCTCAAACGCTGATTTTTCTGACGTCCAACCTTGGTGGCTCGGATATCACCGAATTGCTGACCGGAAAATTGGGATTCGCGCCGGC
It includes:
- a CDS encoding AAA family ATPase, which codes for MTARSQHLDPSQRSRESREFESSLRHKIVGQDEAVQAVVDLYQVFRAGLNSPGRPVGNLLFLGPTGAGKTRVVEATAEVLFGDPRAVIKVDCAEFQHSHEIAKLIGSPPGYLGHRETHPLITQEALAQFHTEKIKLSFLLFDEIEKASDALWQLLLGMLDKATLTLGDNRRVDLSQTLIFLTSNLGGSDITELLTGKLGFAPA